Proteins from a single region of Azospira inquinata:
- a CDS encoding propionate--CoA ligase has protein sequence MTSYQAFHRRSIEQPDAFWTEQAQMVDWHKPFEKVCDFSRPPFAKWFVGGETNLCYNAVDRHAAQRPNDRALIYISTETNEEKIYSFAELQREVERMAAIYQSLGVKQGDRVLIYMPMIAEACFAMLACARIGAIHSVVFGGFASGSLATRIDDAKPVLVVSADAGMRGGRAVPYKHLLDEAIELAQNKPAKVLMVDRGLDPDFNKVPGRDLDYATLRAQFMDAQVPVTWVESSHPSYILYTSGTTGKPKGVQRDTGGYAVALASSIKHIYCGAPGETFFSTSDIGWVVGHSYIIYGPLIGGMCTIMYEGTPLRPDPGIWWQIVEKYRVNVMFSAPTAARVLKKHSPDYLHKYDLSSLKHLFLAGEPLDQPTHEWIMGELNKPVIDNYWQTETGWPMLSTVRGVEDTKIKFGTPAFPVYGYDVRIFREDGSECDANEKGIVGVVPPLPPGCLSTVWGDDERFINTYFSLFKDPLVYSSFDWGIKDEEGYHFILGRTDDVINVAGHRLGTREIEEAVQGHPAVAEVAVVGVNDQLKGQLPVAFAVVKDPARIATPELVAALEKEVMKKVDENLGAIARPGRVYFIANLPKTRSGKLLRRSIQALAEGRDPGDLTTIEDPGALEQIRAALAH, from the coding sequence ATGACCAGCTATCAAGCGTTTCACCGTCGTTCCATTGAACAGCCCGACGCCTTTTGGACCGAGCAGGCCCAAATGGTGGACTGGCACAAGCCCTTCGAGAAAGTGTGTGACTTTTCCCGTCCCCCTTTCGCCAAGTGGTTCGTGGGCGGAGAAACCAATCTTTGCTACAACGCGGTGGATCGCCACGCCGCTCAGCGCCCCAATGACCGGGCCCTGATCTACATTTCCACGGAAACCAACGAGGAAAAGATTTACAGCTTCGCCGAACTGCAACGGGAGGTGGAGCGCATGGCCGCCATCTACCAGAGCTTGGGGGTGAAGCAGGGAGACCGGGTCCTGATCTACATGCCCATGATCGCCGAGGCCTGCTTTGCCATGTTGGCCTGCGCCCGGATCGGGGCCATCCACTCCGTGGTGTTCGGTGGCTTTGCCTCCGGCTCCCTGGCTACCCGGATCGACGATGCCAAGCCCGTGCTGGTGGTTTCCGCCGACGCCGGGATGCGGGGCGGTCGGGCCGTGCCCTACAAGCACCTGCTGGATGAGGCCATTGAACTGGCCCAGAACAAGCCGGCCAAGGTGCTGATGGTGGACCGGGGCCTGGACCCGGACTTTAACAAGGTGCCCGGCCGGGATCTGGATTACGCCACCCTGCGGGCCCAGTTCATGGATGCCCAGGTGCCCGTTACCTGGGTGGAATCCTCCCATCCCTCCTATATTCTCTACACCTCCGGCACCACGGGTAAGCCCAAGGGGGTACAGCGGGATACCGGTGGCTACGCCGTGGCCCTGGCCTCCTCCATCAAGCACATCTACTGCGGTGCCCCGGGGGAAACCTTTTTCTCCACCTCCGACATCGGCTGGGTGGTGGGCCACTCCTACATCATCTACGGTCCCCTGATCGGTGGCATGTGCACCATCATGTACGAGGGCACCCCCCTGCGGCCCGACCCGGGCATCTGGTGGCAGATTGTGGAAAAGTACCGGGTGAACGTCATGTTCTCCGCCCCTACCGCCGCTCGGGTGCTGAAAAAGCATTCCCCCGACTACCTCCACAAGTACGACCTTTCCAGCCTGAAGCACCTGTTCCTGGCCGGGGAGCCCCTGGATCAGCCCACCCATGAATGGATCATGGGGGAACTGAATAAGCCGGTGATCGACAATTACTGGCAGACCGAAACCGGTTGGCCCATGCTCTCCACCGTGCGGGGCGTGGAAGACACCAAAATCAAGTTCGGCACCCCGGCCTTCCCGGTGTACGGCTACGACGTGCGCATTTTCCGGGAAGACGGTTCTGAGTGCGACGCCAACGAAAAGGGCATTGTGGGCGTGGTGCCGCCCCTGCCCCCGGGCTGCCTGTCCACCGTGTGGGGGGACGACGAGCGCTTCATCAACACCTACTTCAGCCTCTTCAAAGACCCCCTGGTCTATTCCTCCTTCGACTGGGGCATCAAGGACGAGGAAGGCTACCACTTCATCCTGGGCCGGACCGACGACGTGATCAATGTGGCGGGCCACCGCCTGGGCACCCGGGAAATTGAAGAAGCGGTCCAGGGCCATCCCGCCGTGGCGGAAGTGGCCGTGGTGGGGGTCAATGACCAGCTCAAGGGCCAGCTGCCCGTGGCCTTTGCCGTGGTCAAAGATCCGGCCCGGATCGCCACCCCCGAACTGGTGGCGGCCCTGGAAAAGGAAGTGATGAAAAAGGTGGACGAAAACCTGGGGGCCATCGCCCGCCCGGGTCGGGTCTACTTCATCGCCAACCTGCCCAAAACCCGCTCCGGCAAGCTGCTGCGCCGTTCCATCCAGGCCCTGGCGGAAGGCCGGGACCCGGGGGATCTGACCACCATCGAAGATCCGGGCGCCCTGGAGCAAATTCGCGCCGCCCTGGCCCACTAA
- a CDS encoding amidohydrolase family protein, with the protein MSAPLRPHAAAPLLLAALLTLAGCAATPPEEDTSPAKPRKAPPHTTHIFQCTPLPAVAGNCQVIPGSSGALALLGQVLAPDGVYRGGGVLIGTDGKIAAVGCDVADQALTQGATQIICPTGVISPGLINAHDHITYDWNPPSQWGQERYERRNQWRKGSPEHKPISPTPMAAKSSEQWAWAEVRQVLSGTTSIAGSGGNPGFLRNLDKADLMEGLSADIANYSTFPLGDAQDVTPHVGDCAYPRIDDPDTALSHQSYLPHVGEGIDAAAHNEIRCLDQQGLITAKGAYIHTVAADGADGDRLAQRHAAVVWSPRSNLSLYGNTAPVTRYSRQGVTVALATDWTPSGSMNLLRELKCADRYNRNNLSRFYADDQLWRMVTANPADALHLGDQIGRLKPGLQGDVAVYLAKDGAADPYRTVIDANVEDVALVLRGGQPLYGDSPLFAQVPGWNTGCEALPGGVNGADKSLCVARELKESFAALQAHNPHSYPLFFPGVPDGEPSCIPFRPAVEGKESGYGGLPSPTDRDGDGVPDDQDNCPALFNPIRPMDNGVQADCNHNGIGDACDPTPCP; encoded by the coding sequence ATGTCCGCCCCCCTACGCCCCCATGCCGCCGCCCCCCTGCTGCTTGCCGCCCTGCTGACCCTGGCCGGTTGTGCCGCCACGCCCCCGGAAGAAGACACTTCCCCGGCCAAGCCCCGCAAGGCGCCGCCCCACACCACCCACATTTTCCAATGCACGCCCCTGCCCGCCGTGGCCGGCAACTGTCAGGTGATTCCCGGTAGCTCCGGAGCCCTGGCCCTGCTGGGGCAGGTACTGGCGCCGGACGGGGTTTATCGGGGCGGCGGCGTCCTCATCGGCACGGATGGCAAAATTGCCGCCGTGGGCTGCGATGTGGCGGACCAGGCCCTGACCCAGGGCGCTACCCAGATCATTTGCCCGACCGGGGTCATTTCCCCCGGGCTCATCAACGCCCACGACCACATTACCTACGACTGGAATCCCCCCTCCCAATGGGGTCAGGAACGCTACGAGCGACGCAACCAGTGGCGTAAGGGTTCCCCTGAACACAAGCCCATCAGCCCCACCCCCATGGCCGCCAAGAGCAGCGAGCAATGGGCCTGGGCGGAGGTGCGTCAGGTACTCTCCGGCACCACGTCAATAGCCGGGTCGGGGGGCAACCCAGGCTTTCTGCGCAATCTGGACAAGGCCGACCTGATGGAGGGCCTAAGCGCCGATATCGCCAACTACAGCACCTTCCCCCTGGGGGATGCCCAGGACGTAACACCCCACGTGGGAGATTGCGCCTATCCCAGAATCGACGATCCGGACACGGCCCTGTCCCACCAAAGCTATCTGCCCCATGTGGGGGAAGGCATTGACGCCGCCGCCCACAACGAAATCCGCTGTCTGGACCAACAGGGCCTGATTACCGCCAAGGGCGCCTATATCCACACCGTGGCCGCCGACGGGGCAGACGGGGACCGGCTCGCCCAGCGCCACGCCGCCGTGGTCTGGTCCCCCCGCTCCAATCTTTCCCTCTACGGCAACACCGCCCCGGTCACCCGTTACAGCCGCCAGGGCGTGACCGTGGCCCTGGCCACGGACTGGACCCCCTCCGGCTCCATGAACCTGCTGCGGGAACTGAAATGCGCCGACCGCTATAACCGCAACAACCTGAGCCGCTTCTACGCTGACGACCAGCTCTGGCGCATGGTCACCGCCAACCCGGCGGACGCCCTCCATCTGGGGGACCAGATCGGTCGCCTGAAGCCGGGCCTGCAAGGGGATGTGGCCGTCTACCTGGCCAAGGACGGAGCCGCCGATCCCTACCGCACGGTCATCGACGCCAATGTGGAAGACGTGGCCCTGGTGCTACGGGGCGGCCAGCCCCTCTACGGGGACAGCCCTCTGTTCGCCCAGGTACCGGGCTGGAACACGGGCTGCGAAGCCCTGCCCGGGGGAGTGAACGGGGCAGACAAAAGTCTTTGCGTGGCGCGGGAACTGAAGGAAAGCTTCGCTGCCCTCCAGGCCCATAATCCCCACTCCTACCCCCTCTTCTTCCCCGGGGTACCGGACGGAGAACCCAGCTGCATCCCCTTCCGCCCCGCCGTGGAAGGCAAGGAAAGCGGCTACGGCGGCCTGCCCAGCCCCACGGACCGGGACGGGGACGGGGTCCCGGACGACCAGGACAACTGCCCCGCCCTCTTCAACCCCATCCGGCCCATGGATAACGGCGTCCAGGCGGACTGCAACCACAACGGCATCGGCGACGCCTGCGACCCTACCCCCTGCCCCTGA
- the murI gene encoding glutamate racemase, which yields MIGIFDSGLGGLSVLAAIARALPGADLTFLADTANMPYGPRSNAFIRGRVLAIGHHLADLGCGMIVVACNTATAAAVQALRAELPKLPVVGVEPGVKPAAKTSPRKHIAVLATESTSRSDRLARLIRTHCEGVQVDIAPCPNWATRVEALNFTEPAFVASVKDTVEPLLAAGADRLVLGCTHYGFLAPVLNPLVAGRAELVDVAEAVARQAVRRAGSAAQGRGRLVLEATARPEALPRALNGLGLGWLAERSHEPPRLVGV from the coding sequence ATGATCGGTATCTTTGATAGCGGCCTGGGAGGCCTTTCCGTATTGGCAGCCATCGCCCGAGCCCTGCCCGGCGCGGACCTGACCTTTCTGGCGGATACGGCCAACATGCCCTACGGCCCCCGCAGCAACGCCTTTATCCGGGGCCGGGTGCTGGCCATCGGCCACCATCTGGCGGACTTGGGTTGCGGCATGATCGTGGTGGCCTGCAACACGGCCACCGCCGCCGCCGTCCAGGCCCTGCGGGCTGAACTGCCCAAACTGCCCGTGGTAGGGGTGGAGCCCGGAGTCAAACCCGCCGCCAAGACCAGTCCCCGCAAACACATCGCCGTCCTGGCCACCGAATCCACTTCCCGCAGCGACCGGCTGGCCCGGCTCATCCGCACCCATTGCGAAGGGGTCCAGGTGGACATCGCCCCCTGCCCCAACTGGGCCACCCGGGTGGAAGCCCTGAATTTCACCGAGCCCGCCTTCGTCGCCTCGGTCAAGGATACGGTGGAACCCTTGCTGGCCGCCGGGGCGGACCGGCTGGTGCTGGGCTGCACCCACTATGGCTTTCTCGCCCCCGTGCTCAATCCCCTGGTGGCAGGTCGGGCCGAGTTGGTGGATGTGGCGGAAGCGGTGGCCCGCCAGGCCGTACGCCGGGCGGGGAGCGCCGCCCAGGGCCGGGGACGGCTGGTCCTGGAAGCCACGGCCCGGCCGGAAGCCCTGCCCCGGGCCCTGAACGGCCTGGGTCTGGGCTGGCTGGCGGAACGGAGCCACGAACCCCCCCGGCTGGTAGGGGTTTAG
- a CDS encoding response regulator, with amino-acid sequence MENAAPELPRLLIVDDSRMVRASIIKHLKGRYAYREEVNGEAAWQTLVLDPTIRAVISDLGMPVLDGFGLLERVRQSKLARVRQLPVIMISGDEDEESRQRAKALGATDFITKGIGTVELLARLESLVRLGRVQDALAQSRAAQVKNPETGLFTRAYLTEQLAQALSLARRHGQSLSLVALSFDHYEALCQAQGPAWVKLLEGRFLEILGGNIRKEDSLGHYAPGAYLILCPETSLASSEAFCERLRRAVATAQVSAQGQRLHLSVSIGIANSLHTPEGEAEAFLGQAVWRMESALVAGGDRVVSHSGGASSAPACPSLEQALAWLAAGEGAQLRPHLGALESRVFPILKFLNTELQWGFPVTDLERRLEDKAEGRH; translated from the coding sequence ATGGAAAATGCCGCGCCGGAACTGCCCCGGCTACTGATCGTGGATGATTCCCGCATGGTGCGGGCGTCCATTATCAAACATCTGAAGGGCCGCTATGCCTACCGGGAAGAGGTGAATGGGGAGGCGGCCTGGCAGACCCTGGTGCTGGACCCCACCATCCGGGCGGTAATTTCCGATCTGGGCATGCCCGTGCTGGACGGCTTTGGCCTGCTGGAGCGGGTGCGTCAGTCCAAGCTGGCCCGGGTGCGCCAGTTGCCGGTGATCATGATTTCCGGCGACGAGGACGAGGAATCCCGGCAGCGGGCCAAGGCCCTGGGGGCTACGGACTTCATCACCAAGGGCATCGGCACGGTGGAACTTCTGGCCCGGCTGGAATCCCTGGTGCGCCTGGGCCGGGTGCAGGACGCCCTGGCCCAGAGCCGGGCGGCCCAGGTGAAAAATCCGGAGACGGGCCTATTTACCCGGGCCTATCTCACCGAGCAACTGGCCCAGGCCCTGTCCCTGGCCCGCCGTCATGGCCAGTCCCTAAGCCTGGTGGCCCTGAGCTTTGATCATTACGAAGCTCTTTGCCAGGCCCAGGGGCCAGCCTGGGTCAAGCTCCTGGAGGGACGCTTTCTGGAAATCCTGGGGGGCAATATCCGTAAGGAAGACAGCCTGGGCCATTACGCTCCCGGGGCTTACCTGATCCTCTGTCCGGAAACCTCCCTGGCGTCCAGCGAAGCCTTTTGCGAACGCCTGCGCCGAGCCGTGGCCACCGCCCAGGTGTCCGCCCAGGGCCAGCGCCTCCACCTTTCCGTGAGCATCGGTATCGCCAACAGTCTGCACACCCCGGAAGGGGAGGCCGAGGCCTTTCTCGGCCAGGCCGTGTGGCGCATGGAATCGGCTCTGGTGGCCGGGGGGGATCGGGTGGTGAGCCACAGCGGCGGCGCCTCTTCCGCCCCTGCCTGTCCCTCCCTGGAACAAGCCCTGGCTTGGCTGGCGGCGGGGGAAGGGGCCCAGCTCCGACCCCATCTGGGGGCCTTGGAAAGCCGGGTTTTCCCTATCCTGAAATTTTTGAATACTGAATTACAATGGGGCTTCCCGGTCACCGACCTGGAGCGCCGATTGGAGGACAAAGCGGAAGGGCGACATTAA
- a CDS encoding YdcF family protein — protein MSFAWLFTNALAWCLLPPGNSLLLFLVAWVLRRAWPEVARLAALVGGAMLLFLSLPVVGEGLLIALEPAPLMPAELAQAQWKAGAIVVLGGGRDLVAPEYGGETVSRETLQRLRYAAWLQRQTGLPILVTGGRPDGGKEAEGRLMNRALEDDFGAWVRWEEDGARSTRENANNAAVLLARDHIGTVLLVSHGWHLPRAQAAFERAGLKAIPAPTGFTPHPHTPLDFLPQPRGLEYSRLALHEWLGRLWYLARR, from the coding sequence ATGTCGTTTGCCTGGTTGTTTACCAATGCCCTGGCCTGGTGTCTCCTGCCACCGGGCAACAGTCTCCTGTTATTCCTCGTAGCCTGGGTGCTGCGCCGGGCCTGGCCCGAAGTTGCCCGGCTGGCCGCCCTGGTGGGCGGCGCCATGCTCCTTTTCCTCTCCCTGCCCGTGGTGGGGGAAGGCCTGCTCATCGCCCTGGAACCCGCGCCCCTGATGCCAGCGGAACTGGCCCAGGCCCAATGGAAAGCCGGCGCCATCGTGGTGCTGGGGGGCGGTCGGGATTTGGTGGCCCCCGAATACGGCGGCGAAACCGTCTCCCGGGAAACCCTGCAACGGCTCCGCTACGCCGCCTGGCTTCAGCGCCAGACCGGCCTGCCCATCCTGGTCACCGGCGGACGGCCCGACGGGGGCAAGGAAGCGGAAGGGCGCCTCATGAACCGGGCCCTGGAAGACGATTTCGGCGCCTGGGTGCGCTGGGAAGAAGACGGAGCCCGGAGCACCCGGGAAAACGCCAACAACGCGGCGGTTCTCCTGGCCCGGGACCATATCGGCACGGTGCTGCTGGTGAGCCACGGCTGGCACCTGCCCCGGGCCCAGGCCGCCTTTGAACGGGCCGGCCTCAAGGCCATTCCGGCGCCCACCGGCTTCACCCCCCATCCCCATACCCCCCTGGATTTCCTGCCCCAGCCCCGGGGCCTGGAATACTCCCGCCTGGCCCTCCACGAATGGCTGGGCCGCCTCTGGTATCTGGCCAGACGCTAG